One region of Parambassis ranga chromosome 12, fParRan2.1, whole genome shotgun sequence genomic DNA includes:
- the LOC114443861 gene encoding neuropeptide FF receptor 2: protein MTQNPILNTTWDDLNPSNSSRLQENPLTHQNITYVDFYLHKPSVAAVFTVSYLLIFLVCMVGNSVVCFIVLRSKNMRTVTNLFILNLAISDLLVGIFCMPTTLVDNIITGWPFGSVVCKLSGMVQGISVSASVFTLVAIAVDRFRCIVYPFKQKLTITTSKLIIIIIWVLAVSIMCPSGVMLQVTKEQRVRIVLGHNNDTRPFYWCRENWPNQEMRKVYTTVLFTNIYLAPLSLIVIMYARIGFTLFKTTIPPMRHSRNESGDSSGNNKLNIEGRHTVSRKKKRVIMMLLIVALLFILSWLPLWTLMMLSDYASLTEHQYRVINIYVYPLAHWLAFFNSSVNPIIYGFFNENFRRGFQAAFKFQLCSAEIVRQRTYSNRIRGNAVVPVQPAVVSRSGSRVGSMLVGNGTCSCHEGECLGGKGDIKEQDLIMEDLEKVSQI, encoded by the exons ATGACCCAGAATCCTATTCTCAACACCACCTGGGACGACCTGAACCCGTCTAATTCCTCCAGATTGCAGGAAAACCCTTTGACCCACCAGAACATCACCTATGTAGACTTCTATCTGCACAAGCCCTCTGTGGCAGCAGTCTTCACTGTCTCCTATCTGCTGATCTTCCTGGTGTGCATGGTGGGAAACAGTGTGGTCTGTTTTATTGTGCTGCGCAGCAAGAACATGCGCACTGTCACCAACCTGTTCATTCTCAACCTGGCAATCAGCGACCTGCTGGTCGGAATCTTTTGCATGCCAACCACGCTGGTGGACAACATTATAACAG GATGGCCATTTGGAAGTGTTGTGTGTAAACTAAGTGGGATGGTTCAAGGAATATCTGTGTCAGCATCTGTGTTCACTCTAGTGGCAATAGCTGTTGACAG GTTCCGCTGCATTGTCTACCCTTTTAAGCAGAAGCTGACAATCACCACTTCAAAGTTAATCATTATTATCATATGGGTCCTGGCTGTTTCCATTATGTGTCCCTCGGGGGTCATGCTCCAGGTCACAAAGGAGCAGAGGGTGAGAATAGTCCTCGGGCACAACAACGACACGCGTCCCTTCTACTGGTGTCGGGAAAATTGGCCCAACCAGGAGATGAGGAAAGTCTACACGACTGTCCTCTTCACTAACATCTACCTTGCTCCTCTTAGCCTCATTGTCATCATGTATGCCCGTATCGGTTTCACCCTCTTCAAGACCACTATCCCTCCAATGAGGCACAGCAGGAATGAATCTGGAGACAGCAGCGGCAACAACAAACTGAACATAGAGGGTCGCCATACAGTTtcaaggaagaagaagagggtgatAATGATGCTGCTGATTGTAGCCCTGCTCTTCATCTTGTCATGGCTGCCTCTGTGGACACTGATGATGCTGAGCGACTACGCCAGCCTGACAGAGCACCAGTACCGTGTCATTAACATCTATGTTTACCCCTTAGCTCACTGGCTGGCCTTCTTCAACAGCAGCGTCAACCCCATCATCTACGGGTTCTTCAATGAGAACTTCCGCCGAGGTTTTCAGGCTGCATTCAAATTCCAGCTGTGCTCTGCTGAAATTGTGCGCCAGAGGACCTACTCAAATCGGATTCGCGGTAACGCCGTGGTCCCCGTCCAGCCCGCCGTTGTCAGCAGGTCGGGCTCGAGAGTTGGATCAATGCTGGTGGGAAATGGGACATGTTCATGTCATGAGGGAGAGTGCCTGGGTGGTAAAGGTGATATTAAGGAACAGGACCTGATCATGGAGGACTTGGAAAAGGTGTCCCAGATTTAG